In one Alnus glutinosa chromosome 14, dhAlnGlut1.1, whole genome shotgun sequence genomic region, the following are encoded:
- the LOC133857943 gene encoding protein DOG1-like 3, translating to MSVLANGNSRAIKNGNPELQSFSRFFEHWLVEQNKYLQNLISVSTKPEKHNLRPLLNGVIRHYEQYYEAKSRCAKQDVLGMLTPSWTSTLEDAFMWIGGWRPTMAFHLLYSKSGLQLEAQLANLIAGLSTCDLADLSPSQLTQLDQLQRRTIREERGITEKMAKHQETVADHSMVELSHMVTECTGGTVDGLDNRVELALASKEEVLEEILHKADDLRLRTLKAILDVFTPIQAVHFLIAAAELHLRVHDWGMNKDATQRPGRGQN from the coding sequence ATGTCCGTGCTCGCAAACGGAAACAGCCGTGCCATAAAAAATGGCAATCCCGAGCTCCAAAGCTTCTCGAGATTTTTTGAGCATTGGCTTGTGGAGCAAAACAAATATCTCCAGAACCTTATATCTGTCTCCACAAAACCTGAAAAGCATAACTTACGGCCCCTCCTAAATGGAGTGATTCGGCACTACGAGCAATACTATGAGGCCAAGTCGAGGTGCGCTAAGCAAGATGTGCTGGGCATGCTTACACCCTCGTGGACCAGCACTCTTGAGGATGCCTTCATGTGGATTGGCGGGTGGCGCCCCACTATGGCCTTTCATCTGCTTTACTCCAAGTCCGGCTTGCAGCTCGAGGCCCAACTCGCCAATCTGATTGCAGGGTTGAGTACCTGTGACTTGGCTGATCTCTCCCCGTCTCAACTCACCCAGCTTGACCAGTTGCAGAGGAGAACCATTAGGGAGGAGAGGGGTATTACAGAGAAGATGGCCAAGCATCAGGAGACGGTGGCCGACCACTCAATGGTTGAGTTGTCCCACATGGTCACCGAGTGTACTGGTGGTACTGTTGATGGGCTCGACAACCGAGTTGAGTTGGCTCTAGCTTCGAAGGAGGAGGTCTTGGAGGAGATCTTGCACAAGGCTGATGATCTGCGGCTCAGAACGCTCAAAGCTATTCTTGATGTTTTTACTCCAATCCAGGCTGTCCATTTCTTGATTGCTGCTGCGGAGTTGCACCTCAGAGTTCATGACTGGGGAATGAACAAGGACGCGACTCAACGCCCTGGTAGGGGTCAGAATTGA